Proteins encoded together in one Mus pahari chromosome 9, PAHARI_EIJ_v1.1, whole genome shotgun sequence window:
- the LOC115064682 gene encoding synaptotagmin-1, giving the protein MQNGKRLKKKKTTIKKNTLNPYYNESFSFEVPFEQIQKVQVVVTVLDYDKIGKNDAIGKVFVGYNSTGAELRHWSDMLANPRRPIAQWHTLQVEEEVDAMLAVKK; this is encoded by the exons ATGCAGAACGGCAagagactgaagaagaaaaagacgACCATTAAGAAGAACACGCTTAACCCCTACTACAACGAGTCCTTCAGCTTTGAAGTTCCATTTGAGCAAATCCAG AAAGTGCAAGTGGTGGTAACTGTTTTGGACTATGACAAGATTGGCAAGAACGACGCCATCGGCAAAGTCTTTGTGGGCTACAACAGCACTGGGGCAGAGCTGCGACACTGGTCAGACATGCTGGCCAACCCCCGGCGACCCATCGCCCAGTGGCACACTCtgcaggtggaggaggaggttgaTGCCATGCTGGCTGTCAAGAAGTAA